The sequence below is a genomic window from Mycobacteriales bacterium.
GTGCCGTCGCCGCGCGCGTCCGGCAGCACCGCGCGGTCGAACGCCGCCGCGGCCGCGAGGGCGGCGGCCAGCTCGTCCGGGCGGGCGCAGGGCAGGTCGGAGCCGAGCGTGGCAACGCCGTGCCGCGGCCAGAGCGCGCGGGCCAGCCGGGCGCCGTCGGCGAGCGCCGGGTTGAGGCCCGCGTCCGCGGTGTCGGCGACCACCCGCGCGCCGAGCGGCTCGAGCGCGGCGGCGGCGCGGAGGTCGTTGGTGACGGCCACGACGCCGTCCACGAGCGGGCAGGCGGCGGCCGCGGCGACGACGTCGCAGGCCATCGCCAGGGCGAGCGCGGTGCGCCGCGCGTCGGGCAGCCCGAGCCGCGTCTTGGCGACCGGCAGCTCCTTCACCGGCACCACCACGACCCACCGCGCACCCGTCACGGCGAGCAGTCTCCCCGACCGCGCTCGACACCGCGCGCCACGACCGGCGAGGATCGGCGCACCGGGTGTCGAGGAGGCGTTGCGCGTG
It includes:
- the cofC gene encoding 2-phospho-L-lactate guanylyltransferase gives rise to the protein MTGARWVVVVPVKELPVAKTRLGLPDARRTALALAMACDVVAAAAACPLVDGVVAVTNDLRAAAALEPLGARVVADTADAGLNPALADGARLARALWPRHGVATLGSDLPCARPDELAAALAAAAAFDRAVLPDARGDGTTLLTAGPGTDLDPRYGRASRAAHVAAGAVQLTPGAWPSLERDVDTPADLAAAVALGVGPATRAALDSPGD